One window of Candidatus Dadabacteria bacterium genomic DNA carries:
- the dnaN gene encoding DNA polymerase III subunit beta, which produces MMFKIKGGDFSRKLGMIQGVVEKRTTMPILSHVLMSSTDKGLFLEATDLENTATVFCDAETEGEFKMAVPAGILSDLVREIKEEEEISVTATENNWIEVVTSSGSFRIAGLAADDFPRIPEVSSENLFQVSSERLEEMISKTVFSVSDDEMRRSLSGVFFEKRGEQTLRLVATDGHRLSFVDEKIENLNLPKDILVPKKAVMEMRRLLRLSKEVRVGSSGNFFIFELNDENLVFISRVIDAEFPDYMQVVPVSTKNTVTVDASRLLVALRRVSLFSADNVRGGGRFVEMAFGEGRLLLGAYLNTGEGKESIPVEYSGDEVKLGFNFTYFQDVLDAVGSSEVIIGFSGHKNPVYLVPCSEGEKQDGYVNVIMPMELDARAAEGQARE; this is translated from the coding sequence ATGATGTTTAAAATCAAAGGCGGAGATTTTTCAAGAAAGCTGGGAATGATCCAAGGAGTGGTGGAGAAAAGAACGACCATGCCGATTCTCTCCCATGTTCTTATGAGTTCTACAGACAAGGGCCTGTTTCTGGAAGCTACCGATCTTGAAAACACGGCAACGGTTTTCTGCGATGCCGAGACTGAAGGAGAGTTCAAGATGGCGGTTCCCGCGGGGATCCTTTCGGATCTCGTGAGGGAGATCAAGGAAGAAGAGGAAATTTCGGTCACCGCTACCGAGAACAACTGGATCGAGGTGGTTACCAGCTCGGGTTCTTTCAGGATAGCGGGGCTCGCGGCCGACGATTTCCCCAGGATACCCGAGGTTTCTTCGGAGAACCTGTTCCAGGTTTCCTCCGAGAGGCTTGAGGAGATGATATCCAAGACGGTCTTTTCCGTCTCCGATGACGAAATGAGAAGGAGCCTCTCAGGGGTGTTTTTCGAAAAAAGAGGGGAGCAGACACTCAGGCTTGTCGCTACTGACGGTCATAGGCTCAGCTTCGTCGATGAAAAAATAGAGAACCTTAACCTGCCGAAGGATATCCTGGTTCCCAAAAAAGCGGTTATGGAGATGAGGAGGCTTCTTCGCCTCTCTAAGGAAGTCAGGGTCGGGAGCAGCGGAAACTTCTTCATTTTCGAGTTAAACGACGAAAACCTTGTTTTCATTTCCAGGGTGATTGACGCTGAGTTTCCGGACTACATGCAGGTGGTTCCGGTCTCGACGAAGAACACGGTCACGGTCGATGCATCCAGGCTTCTGGTTGCGCTCAGGCGGGTTTCCCTTTTTTCCGCGGACAACGTGAGGGGCGGGGGCAGGTTCGTGGAAATGGCCTTCGGCGAAGGGAGGCTGCTTCTAGGCGCCTATCTTAACACCGGCGAGGGGAAAGAAAGCATACCGGTTGAGTATTCGGGGGATGAGGTGAAGCTTGGTTTTAACTTCACGTATTTTCAGGATGTTCTTGATGCCGTGGGATCTTCGGAAGTGATAATTGGTTTTTCCGGCCACAAAAACCCGGTTTACTTGGTTCCCTGCTCGGAAGGCGAAAAGCAGGACGGCTACGTGAACGTGATAATGCCAATGGAACTTGACGCCAGAGCGGCGGAGGGGCAGGCGAGGGAATAA
- the gspN gene encoding type II secretion system protein GspN, whose protein sequence is MKIKTRIKMPEKISVRLYIGVFFAFFLLFLLLGFPRDSVERRIIFEIQSNSPVPVLIGDADLKGLSSIELRDIRVILGEREPLVIDRARVSAGLLSVIFSDDTKISFSVDAYGGKIDGKVSQNMKKKSVTSAEVDINSVESSTVSRLFLGDGGVSLSGKMDGTIKLIGEGESGGISKMEYLVSSPSLSVAIDKVQGFEVGEEYRNLSVVLRGTANRFESRVEKLSLTNPQLSLQAEGKAPSPLRLRKGAALDLSVTFRPSPEDVKLALVGSFLGSRGDGSFSGRIRGTLAEPRILKGNGGS, encoded by the coding sequence ATGAAGATAAAGACCAGAATCAAAATGCCGGAGAAAATCTCCGTCCGTCTCTACATCGGAGTTTTCTTCGCGTTTTTTCTTCTTTTTCTTCTTCTGGGGTTTCCAAGGGACTCGGTCGAAAGAAGGATCATCTTCGAGATACAGAGCAATTCCCCGGTTCCGGTTCTGATAGGGGATGCGGACCTGAAGGGTCTTTCCTCGATTGAGCTCAGGGACATCCGAGTGATCCTCGGGGAAAGGGAGCCGCTTGTGATTGACAGGGCCAGGGTGAGCGCCGGGCTTCTGTCCGTTATTTTCTCCGACGACACCAAGATTTCCTTCTCCGTTGATGCCTACGGCGGGAAGATAGACGGCAAGGTTTCACAGAACATGAAGAAAAAAAGCGTCACAAGCGCGGAGGTGGACATAAATTCCGTCGAATCCTCGACCGTTTCACGTCTTTTTCTGGGAGACGGAGGGGTATCTCTTAGCGGGAAGATGGACGGAACCATAAAGCTTATCGGGGAGGGGGAAAGCGGAGGGATATCGAAGATGGAATACCTGGTGTCCTCTCCTTCTCTTTCGGTTGCCATAGACAAGGTGCAGGGGTTTGAGGTGGGGGAGGAGTACAGGAACCTGAGCGTCGTGCTTCGCGGCACCGCCAACCGCTTTGAATCGCGGGTCGAGAAGCTTTCCCTCACGAACCCGCAGCTCTCCCTGCAGGCGGAGGGAAAAGCCCCGTCTCCGCTTCGCTTAAGAAAGGGGGCCGCCCTTGATCTCTCCGTTACATTCAGGCCTTCTCCAGAGGATGTGAAGCTTGCTCTTGTCGGCAGTTTTCTTGGTTCCCGCGGAGACGGCAGCTTCTCCGGAAGAATCCGGGGAACGCTTGCGGAGCCCAGGATTTTAAAGGGGAACGGGGGCAGTTAA